A single genomic interval of Helianthus annuus cultivar XRQ/B chromosome 13, HanXRQr2.0-SUNRISE, whole genome shotgun sequence harbors:
- the LOC110899016 gene encoding uncharacterized protein LOC110899016 has translation MATRHVAQAGRPLMNIVRMKGVPILQQLEIEECLLRTSSDNWCIINDRADRPHIVMGISGKPAELVEIKRVLEDNIPVIRRFTGGGTVIVDLGTIFVSFICNKDDVADVQPYPRPIMSWTSLLYSQVFEGIADFRLRENVVALTTME, from the exons ATGGCTACACGACATGTTGCACAAGCAGGACGTCCGCTAATGAATATCGTCAGAATGAAGGGGGTGCCCATCCTACAGCAGTTGGAGATTGAAGAATGCCTTTTGCGGACCTCATCGGACAACTGGTGCATCATAAATGATAGGGCGGATAGACCCCACATTGTCATGGGCATTTCTGG GAAACCTGCTGAACTTGTGGAAATTAAACGTGTTCTAGAAGATAATATTCCTGTCATACGAAGGTTTACTGGTGGCGGGACTGTAATAGTTGATCTAGGGACAATATTTGTTTCATTCATATGTAACAAGGATGATGTTGCAGATGTACAACCGTATCCTCGACCCATCATGTCTTGGACCAGCCTATTATACAGTCAGGTTTTTGAAGGAATTGCTGATTTCAGGCTTCGTGAGAATG TTGTTGCTTTGACAACTATGGAATAA